In Rhodococcus pseudokoreensis, the DNA window CGCTGAGGATGTCGACCATGAACGTGGTCAGCTTCGCCAGCCGCGACTTCCGGTCGGCGTACTCGACGAGGTAGATCGCGACGAACAGTCCGAGCGGGATGGACAGCACCGCGCAGACGAGTCCCTGCAGGATCGTGCCGATCAGCGCGTGGTAGATACCGCCGCCCTCGGCCGACGACGTGAGTCCGCTGAGCGAGTGCGTGAACCAGGTGGCCGACGTCAGGGCGGGAATACCCCTGACGACAGCGGTGATCAGGACCCACACCAGCGGGACCAGGGCGACGAGCACTGCCAGCGTCACGAGAACAGTGGCGGTGATATCGGTGATGCGCCGCCGGGTTCCGACCCCCCGGAAGGTGGGTGCCTTGACCGGCTTGTCGAGTGTCGCGGTCATGGGTCAGTCCTTCTTTCCTGCGATCACGGCGCGGGCCGCGGCGTTCACGACGAACGTGAGTACGAAGAGCACCAGGCCTGCGGCGATGTACGCGCCGGCCTGGATGTTGTTGTTGAACTCCGCGTAGCCGAGGGCGATCTTGGACGCGATGGTGGCGCCGCCGTCGAACAGCGACCATCCGAAGGGCTGCGACGTGGTGCGCAGGATCAGGTACAGCGCCATGGTCTCGCCGAGGGCGCGGCCGAGGCCGAGCATCGAACCGCTGATGTAGCCGGACTTTCCGAACGGAATGATCGTGGTACGCACCACTTCCCACCGGGTGGCGCCCAGGGCGAGCGCCGCCTCGATCTGGGACGTCGGTGTCTGGACGAACACTTCGCGGGTCACGGCGGTGATGACGGGCAGGATCATGACGGCGAGGACGATGCCCGCCGTGAAGATGGTGCCGCCGCCGGTGATCGAACCGCTGCCCGTCGCGAACAGCGGGAACCAGCCGAGAGTCTCGTTGAGCCACATCGCAAGCGGCCTGATCGCCGGTGCGAACACCAGCAGACCCCACAGTCCGTAGACGATCGACGGCACCGCGGCCAGCAGGTCGATGACGTACGCCAGCGGACGCTTGAGCCAGTTCGGCGAGTATTCGGTGAGGAAGATCGCGATACCCAGCGCGACCGGCATCGCGAGGACGAGCGCGAACAGTGACACCAGGACCGTCACCTGGAAGAGGTCGAGCACACCGAACGCCATCGCGTTGATGTTCTGGGTGACCCATTCGCGGCTGGTGAGGAAGTTGACCTGGTTCCGGCTCAGCGCGGGAACGGCACGCCAGACGAGGAAGATGCCGATCGCGGCGATGAGGATGGAGATGAAGATCGCCGACGTGGTCGCGAGGGACTTGAAGATCCGGTCCCCCGGCCTCGAGACGGCCTTGCCGCGAGGTGAATCTGTCGGGGTCGGGGTTTCGGCCTTGGTGGAACTCAACTCGGCCTCCGGGGTGCCGTTCGGACCGCCCACCCCGGCCCCGCCTGACGCGGAGCCGGAGGCGCGAGGTGCTGATTCGGTGTGCGCTTCACTCATCTGCGCTCCCAATCTTTCATCGTCAGAATATCGAGTCATGGGCGGGTCCGAACGACTTACCGTGTGAATCAGCCGATTGCGGCGACCGACGCGTTCAGCTTCTCCTTCATGGAGTCGGGCAGCGGCACGTAGCCCTGCTCGGCCAGGTTGTCCTGGCCCTCGTTGGCGGCGCTGGTCAGGAACGACTTGACCGCCGCGGAGGTGTCGGCGTCGTAGCCCTTCGAGCACACGATCTCGTAGGTGGCGAGCACCAGCGGGTACGCGCCGGCTTCCTTGGTGCCGAAGATCGAGGCGAGGTCGAGCGTCAGATCGCCCTCACCCGCACCCTTGAACTGCGCACCCTCGATCGCCTTCGCCGCCGACTCGTCGGACAGGGCGACGGGGCCCGATCCGGTGTCGATCTGTGCTGCCGACAGCTTGTTCTGGTCCGCGTACGACTTCTCGACGTAGGTGATCGAGCCGGGGGCGGAGGCCACTGCCTGCGCGACGCCGGCCGAACCCTTGGCGCCCTCACCGATGCCGCCGGTGAAGTCGGAGCCCGCACCGGTGGTCCAGGCGCCGTTGGAGGCTGCCGTGAGGTACTGCTGGAAGTTGTCGGTGGTTCCCGAGGAGTCCGAGCGGATGATCGCGGTGATGTCCTGGTCCGGCAGGGTGGCGCCCGGGTTGAGGGCGGCGATGGCCGGGTCGTTCCACTTCTTGATTGTGCCGTTGAAGATCTTGGCGGTCACTTCACCGTTGAGCACCAGATCCTCGACGCCGTCGAGGTTGTAGGCCACGGCGACGGGTCCGAAGACGAGGGGAAGGTTCCACGCCTCGCCGCCGACGCAGCGGGCCTTGGCCTGCTCGGCCTGCTCTGCCTTGATCGCCGAGTCGGAGCCGGCGAAATCGATCTGGCCTGCGATGAACTGGGTGCGTCCGTCACCGGAACCGCTGGGGTTGTATGCCAGGTTGACGGTCTTGCCCTTTTCCTGGCACACGGAGATGTAGGTGGAGACGAACTGGTCCATGGCGTTCTTCTGCGCCGAGGAACCGGCGGAGGAGAGGTTGGCCTTGCCCTCGCACGTTGCGTTCGAGGCGGCTGCGTCGACGCCGCTCGACGCGGTGTTGTTGTCGCTGCCACACGCGGCCAAGGTCATGGCACCCAGGGCCACTGCACCGAGCAGGGCGCCACTGCGCTTGAGATTCACCTAGTCCTCCGGAAATACCGTCTCGCCCTCGATCGGGCGGCGACATGAGGCGCGGACCGGGAGGATCCTGCACCAGGCAGCACGGCGCTGCCCACGGAGAAACCTAGGGGTAGCTAATGTCCAGTTGGACCACGATCGGTGAACGGAAAGTGAACAGACCGCGCATTTGCCCATATTTCCGAGACGAACGACGAGTGCCGAAGTAGAGGAGCACCTCAGGCTCGCGCGTACGCGACGTCGGTGTGGAACCGCTCGAACCCGAGCCGGTCGTAGGTGTGCAGCGCCGACGCGTTGTCGCCCTCGACGTAGAGCAGCACCGCACCGAGCCCGCGGTCACGCAGGTAGTGCAGCCCGGCGAGTGTGAGCAACCGGCCTAGACCGCGCCCCTGGGCGTCGGGTCCGATGGCCACCACGTAGACCTCACCGATGGCAGGCTCGTCGCCCTGCTGCGGGTGCACCTTAGTCCAGTGGAATCCGAGCAGCCGCTTCTCGTCCGATGTGGCGAACGCCATGAACAGTCCCGCCGGATCGAACCAGGCCTCCGCGCGGCGTTCGGCCATTTCCCGTTCGGTCCACGACCCCTGCTCGGGATGCCAGGCGAAGGCGGCAGCATTGACCCGCAGCACCTCGGGATCGTCCTCGACGCCCCGATATACGCGAAGCGAAATATCTTCCGGCACAACGATTTCTGGAAGTTCCGCGCCCTCGAGCGGACGCCGGAGCTGCAGCAGTTCGCGTGCACCGCTCAGCCCGAGGCGGTGCGCCACCGCCTGCGCGGCAGGCAGGTTGCCGTGCGCCCACACCCGGGTATCCGGACCACCCTCGGACAGGACCTCGGTGACCAGCCGGCTACCGATCCCCCGGCCGCGCGCCTCGGGATCGACCGCGAGTTCGGCCATCGCGGGGTGCTCGCCGTGCCCCGGCTGCAACTGCGCGTACCCGACGATCCGATCGGCGTCGGTCTCCACCAGATGACGCACACCGTCGCCACCGACGCCGGACACGGCGTGCACGCCCTGCTCCGACACGGGCGTGGCTCCGTCCGCTGCCGTCGCGCGGTCGAGCAGCGCGGACACGTCCGCGGCATGCTTGCCGTCGAGTCGATCGGTCCAGGACTGCACCGAAGCGCTCACTGGATCACAGGTCCTTCCGCGGATTCGAAATCTGCATCTTCGGCATCGAGGTCGTCGACCGGCGGCACCGGCGCACCCGACTTGCTGCGGGTGGGACGGACGGCCTTGTAACCGACGTTGCGGACTGTACCGATCAAGGATTCGTACTCGCTGCCCAGCTTGGCGCGCAGACGACGCACGTGGACGTCGACCGTGCGGGTACCACCGAAGAAGTCGTAGCCCCACACCTCCTGCAGCAACTGCGCGCGGGTGAAGACGCGACCCGCGTGCTGCGCCAGGTACTTGAGGAGTTCGAACTCCTTGTACGTGAGGTCGAGGGGGCGGCCACGCAGTCGGGCTGTGTACGTGCCCTCGTCGATGACCAGTTCGCCGAGCGTGATCTTGCCCGACGCCTCCGGGCTGGCGACGCCGCCGGAGCGTCCGACCAGCAGGCGGAGGCGGGCGTCCACCTCGGCCGGTCCGGTGCCCGGGAGCAGGATGTCGTCGAGACCCCAGTCGGAATTGACCGCCACCAGGCCACCCTCGGTGAGCACCGCCACCACGGGGACCGCGGAACCCGTACTGCCCAGCAGCCGGCAGAGGCCGCGGGCCGCCGCGAGATCGGTGCGCGCATCCACCAGGGCGATGTCGGCGGAGCTCGCTTCCAGGAGAGAGGACACCTCCGTCGGGGCAGGCCGCACCGAATGCGCCAGCAGGGCGAGGGCAGGCAGCACTGCCTCGGGGTTCGGGTCGGAGGTAAGAAGCAGTAGCTCCACACAGCCTCCCATCTCGTCGCCGTCGTACCCGGCCGGAAGACGGATCGTTCGTCCGCCGGTCCAGGTAGATCGACACTGAAGGTATCGACACTTTTGTCGGTGACAGAGTAGCGCGCCGCCGTCGAGGTCCGTCGCACCGAACCCCGGCAACCGGCGCGGAGGTTGCACCGGCACCGTGTCCGTCACAATGGGGCCGTGCGGAAACTCATCATCGGAATCGTCTTCCTCGTGGCACTCGGTCTCGTCGTCGACTTCGGTTCGGCGGCCTACGCGGAGTACCGGGTGTCGCGGGAACTGCGGGCGGGCGCGTCCCTCACCGCCGATCCCGAAGTGACGGTGCACGGCTTCCCGTTCCTCACCCAGGCATGGGACGGGAAGTACGAGAACATCGAGATCCGCGCCCAGGGAGTGCAGAGCGACGTGGTCGGTGAAGTGACGATCGAGTCCACCCTCCTGGGCGTGTCCGCGCCGCTGTCCGACCTCGTCGACGGCTCCGTGAAGAGCCTCCCGGTCGACCACCTCTCCGGCCGCATGCTCATCGACGCCACCGACCTCGGCCGCTTCCTCGACATCCCCGACCTGCAGGTTTCGGCCCCGCCGGCCAGCAAGTCGGACGGGACCGGCGGCTCGGGCGGCTCCGGAATGACGACCGCGGGCGGCGTCGTCCTCACCGGCACCGTGCCCGTCGGCCCCCTCGAAACCACCGTCAGCGTGCAGGCCGACCTCGTCCTCGACGGCGGTCAGGTGAAGATTGTCGCCAGCGACTTCTACTTCGGGCCCGAGGGCCACGCCGACTTCACCATCCCCGAACCCCTCGCCCCCGCGATCCTCGGTCTCTTCACCCGGACGATCGACCCCCAGGAATTGCCGTTCGGCGTCCAGCCGACGGAGGTGTACGCGGAGGGCTCCCAGATCGTCATCGAGGGCGTCGGCGACAACGTCACGATCGACCTGAACGAACTGCAGAGCCGATGACCGGAATCACACTGTTACTGATCGCACTGTTCGCGGCCCTCGCGTTCGGGCTCGTCTGGCAGCGCCGCCAGGGGAAGGTCCGGACCACCGGTGAGACGACCGCGGTCGTGACCGGCGAGCGACGCACGCTCCTCGAGGCAGCGGGCGTCGGGCCGGGTTCGGGGGACGGTCGACAGGCCACCGTTCTCCACTTCTCCGCCGACTGGTGCGGTCCCTGCGCGGCGGTGCGCAGGGTCGTCGGACAGGTCGTCGCGGACCTCGCCGACGAGCCGGAACCTCCCGTCGAGGTGGAAGTCGACATCGACGAGTATCCCGCTCTCGCCAAGGAACTCGGCGTTCTGTCGTTGCCGACGACGTTCATTCTCGACCCCGACCTGCAGCAACGCTTCCGGGTGTCCGGGGTGCCCGCGGCGGCCGACCTGAAGGCAGCGTTGGGACCCCTCACCCGGCCCCCGGCTTCAAATTCCTGAAGAACCGGGTAAACTCGTCGTCGTGCAATCCAGCCACGAGCTCATGCTCACCCGACGCCGCACGGTAGACCTGTGCCGCCTCGGGGCTTGTTGCTGTACCTGTTGCTGATCACCAGGGCTGTCGCTTTCTGCTGACACCGCGGACTCCGCGCACGTGATCGAAACCCGATGACGACGTCGTCCGTCGTTGCTCGGCGCCAGGCAAGCATTCAGGACTCAACGCAGGAGCACTTCTCATGTCCACAACACTCGAGGTCGAGCAGGTCGACGTTCGTGGCCCCCGGTTCGCCGCCTGGGTCACCACCGCAGTGCTCGTCGCCGTCCTCGTCGTGTCGACGTTCTCGCTGGTCGCAGCAGGAATTCTGCTGGCCCTGCAGGCGGTCGTCTTCGCGGCGGGCGCAGCCACCGGGCCGCGGCGCAGCCCGTACGGCCGGATCTTCGGCACCCTCGTCGCGCCGCGACTCGCTCCGGTGAGCGAACGCGAACCCGCCGCCCCGCTGCGGTTCGCACAGCTCGTCGGATTCGTCTTCGCCGCCGTCGGCACCGTCGGCTTCCTCACCGGCGCCGGCCTCGTCGGCGCCGTGGCCACCGCATTCGCCCTGTTCGCAGCGTTCCTCAACGCCGCATTCGGGTTCTGCCTCGGCTGCCAGATCTATCCACTCGTCGCACGCCTGA includes these proteins:
- the pstC gene encoding phosphate ABC transporter permease subunit PstC codes for the protein MSEAHTESAPRASGSASGGAGVGGPNGTPEAELSSTKAETPTPTDSPRGKAVSRPGDRIFKSLATTSAIFISILIAAIGIFLVWRAVPALSRNQVNFLTSREWVTQNINAMAFGVLDLFQVTVLVSLFALVLAMPVALGIAIFLTEYSPNWLKRPLAYVIDLLAAVPSIVYGLWGLLVFAPAIRPLAMWLNETLGWFPLFATGSGSITGGGTIFTAGIVLAVMILPVITAVTREVFVQTPTSQIEAALALGATRWEVVRTTIIPFGKSGYISGSMLGLGRALGETMALYLILRTTSQPFGWSLFDGGATIASKIALGYAEFNNNIQAGAYIAAGLVLFVLTFVVNAAARAVIAGKKD
- the pstS gene encoding phosphate ABC transporter substrate-binding protein PstS — encoded protein: MNLKRSGALLGAVALGAMTLAACGSDNNTASSGVDAAASNATCEGKANLSSAGSSAQKNAMDQFVSTYISVCQEKGKTVNLAYNPSGSGDGRTQFIAGQIDFAGSDSAIKAEQAEQAKARCVGGEAWNLPLVFGPVAVAYNLDGVEDLVLNGEVTAKIFNGTIKKWNDPAIAALNPGATLPDQDITAIIRSDSSGTTDNFQQYLTAASNGAWTTGAGSDFTGGIGEGAKGSAGVAQAVASAPGSITYVEKSYADQNKLSAAQIDTGSGPVALSDESAAKAIEGAQFKGAGEGDLTLDLASIFGTKEAGAYPLVLATYEIVCSKGYDADTSAAVKSFLTSAANEGQDNLAEQGYVPLPDSMKEKLNASVAAIG
- the mshD gene encoding mycothiol synthase, with the translated sequence MSASVQSWTDRLDGKHAADVSALLDRATAADGATPVSEQGVHAVSGVGGDGVRHLVETDADRIVGYAQLQPGHGEHPAMAELAVDPEARGRGIGSRLVTEVLSEGGPDTRVWAHGNLPAAQAVAHRLGLSGARELLQLRRPLEGAELPEIVVPEDISLRVYRGVEDDPEVLRVNAAAFAWHPEQGSWTEREMAERRAEAWFDPAGLFMAFATSDEKRLLGFHWTKVHPQQGDEPAIGEVYVVAIGPDAQGRGLGRLLTLAGLHYLRDRGLGAVLLYVEGDNASALHTYDRLGFERFHTDVAYARA
- a CDS encoding winged helix-turn-helix transcriptional regulator, whose amino-acid sequence is MELLLLTSDPNPEAVLPALALLAHSVRPAPTEVSSLLEASSADIALVDARTDLAAARGLCRLLGSTGSAVPVVAVLTEGGLVAVNSDWGLDDILLPGTGPAEVDARLRLLVGRSGGVASPEASGKITLGELVIDEGTYTARLRGRPLDLTYKEFELLKYLAQHAGRVFTRAQLLQEVWGYDFFGGTRTVDVHVRRLRAKLGSEYESLIGTVRNVGYKAVRPTRSKSGAPVPPVDDLDAEDADFESAEGPVIQ
- a CDS encoding LmeA family phospholipid-binding protein is translated as MRKLIIGIVFLVALGLVVDFGSAAYAEYRVSRELRAGASLTADPEVTVHGFPFLTQAWDGKYENIEIRAQGVQSDVVGEVTIESTLLGVSAPLSDLVDGSVKSLPVDHLSGRMLIDATDLGRFLDIPDLQVSAPPASKSDGTGGSGGSGMTTAGGVVLTGTVPVGPLETTVSVQADLVLDGGQVKIVASDFYFGPEGHADFTIPEPLAPAILGLFTRTIDPQELPFGVQPTEVYAEGSQIVIEGVGDNVTIDLNELQSR
- a CDS encoding thioredoxin family protein, which encodes MTGITLLLIALFAALAFGLVWQRRQGKVRTTGETTAVVTGERRTLLEAAGVGPGSGDGRQATVLHFSADWCGPCAAVRRVVGQVVADLADEPEPPVEVEVDIDEYPALAKELGVLSLPTTFILDPDLQQRFRVSGVPAAADLKAALGPLTRPPASNS
- a CDS encoding DUF4395 domain-containing protein, coding for MSTTLEVEQVDVRGPRFAAWVTTAVLVAVLVVSTFSLVAAGILLALQAVVFAAGAATGPRRSPYGRIFGTLVAPRLAPVSEREPAAPLRFAQLVGFVFAAVGTVGFLTGAGLVGAVATAFALFAAFLNAAFGFCLGCQIYPLVARLRPAA